A genomic region of Rheinheimera sp. MMS21-TC3 contains the following coding sequences:
- the benA gene encoding benzoate 1,2-dioxygenase large subunit — protein sequence MYIIDPDKPINERTLSDFLIEDEARGDHRLHRSAFTDQRLFELEMKYIFEGNWVYLAHESQIPDTNDYYSTHIGRQPVFIARNRAGDLNAFINACSHRGAQLCRHKKGNKATFTCPFHGWTFNNSGKLLKIKDPVDAGYSECFNKEGSHDLKKVARFENYRGFLFGSLNPDVAPLSEFLGEAAKIIDMIVDQSEDGLEVLRGASTYTYDGNWKLQAENGADGYHVSAVHWNYAATTNRRKEEAAEREDNIKAMDAGRWGQQGGGFYAFEQGHMLLWTQWANPEDRPNFPRYKEYTDKFGKSAADWMIQRSRNLCLYPNVYLMDQFGSQIRLLRPISVDKTEVTIYCIAPKGEAADARARRIRQYEDFFNVSGMATPDDLEEFRACQQGYAGKVMEWNDMCRGATQWIKGADDAAKQIGLQPVMSGLKTEDEGLYTVQHSYWLKVMQQALAKEGEKI from the coding sequence ATGTATATAATTGATCCAGACAAACCAATAAACGAGCGTACCCTGAGCGACTTTTTAATTGAAGATGAAGCTCGTGGTGACCATCGCTTACATCGAAGTGCATTTACAGACCAGCGGCTGTTTGAGCTGGAAATGAAATATATATTTGAAGGCAATTGGGTTTACTTGGCGCATGAAAGCCAAATTCCAGATACCAACGATTATTACAGTACCCATATCGGCCGTCAGCCAGTGTTTATCGCCCGAAACAGAGCGGGAGATCTGAATGCCTTTATCAACGCTTGTAGTCACCGTGGTGCCCAATTGTGTCGGCATAAAAAAGGTAACAAAGCCACTTTTACTTGCCCTTTTCACGGTTGGACCTTTAATAACAGCGGTAAGTTGCTAAAAATAAAAGATCCGGTTGATGCGGGTTACTCGGAATGTTTTAACAAAGAAGGCTCGCATGACTTGAAAAAAGTTGCGCGCTTTGAAAATTATCGTGGATTTTTATTCGGCAGCTTAAACCCAGATGTTGCGCCATTGTCTGAATTTTTAGGCGAAGCGGCCAAAATCATCGACATGATTGTGGATCAGTCAGAGGATGGCTTAGAAGTATTACGTGGTGCTTCAACTTATACTTATGATGGAAATTGGAAGTTACAAGCTGAAAATGGTGCCGACGGTTATCACGTTTCAGCGGTACATTGGAACTATGCGGCAACCACTAATCGTCGTAAAGAAGAAGCTGCTGAGCGCGAAGATAACATCAAAGCAATGGATGCAGGACGCTGGGGCCAACAAGGTGGTGGTTTCTATGCCTTTGAACAAGGCCATATGCTGCTGTGGACCCAGTGGGCTAACCCAGAGGATCGTCCTAACTTCCCACGTTATAAAGAGTATACCGACAAGTTTGGTAAATCAGCCGCCGATTGGATGATCCAACGTTCACGTAATCTTTGTCTCTACCCTAATGTGTATTTGATGGACCAGTTTGGCAGTCAAATTAGGTTGTTACGGCCTATCAGTGTTGATAAAACAGAAGTGACCATTTACTGCATTGCGCCCAAAGGTGAAGCAGCTGACGCCCGTGCTCGGCGTATTCGTCAGTACGAAGACTTCTTTAATGTCAGCGGTATGGCCACACCAGATGATTTGGAAGAGTTCCGCGCTTGTCAGCAGGGCTATGCTGGCAAAGTGATGGAGTGGAACGATATGTGTCGTGGAGCCACCCAGTGGATTAAGGGGGCCGACGATGCCGCTAAACAAATTGGCTTGCAGCCGGTTATGAGTGGTTTAAAAACTGAAGATGAAGGTCTGTATACAGTACAACACAGTTACTGGTTAAAAGTCATGCAGCAGGCATTAGCAAAAGAAGGCGAAAAAATATGA
- the benB gene encoding benzoate 1,2-dioxygenase small subunit, whose translation MNCLDKNTVDYHQLCAFIYREARLLDDEQWDEWLNCYHDDAQFWMPAWDDDDTLVTNPHTEISLIYYPNRSGLEDRVFRIKTERSSATMPDTRTSHNISNIEVVEQQGDLITVRFNWHTLSHRYKTTFSHFGMSRYVIDVSGDSPKICDKYVVLKNDYIHQVIDIYHI comes from the coding sequence ATGAATTGCCTAGATAAAAATACGGTTGATTATCATCAACTTTGCGCATTCATATACCGTGAAGCGCGCTTGCTAGACGATGAGCAGTGGGATGAATGGTTAAACTGTTATCACGATGATGCCCAGTTTTGGATGCCAGCATGGGATGACGATGACACTTTAGTGACCAATCCCCACACTGAAATTTCGCTGATTTATTACCCGAATCGTTCAGGTTTGGAAGACCGAGTCTTTCGGATTAAAACTGAACGCTCCAGCGCCACCATGCCAGATACACGTACTAGCCACAACATTAGCAATATCGAAGTGGTTGAACAACAAGGCGATCTGATTACAGTACGTTTTAATTGGCACACGCTGAGCCATCGCTACAAAACCACATTTAGCCACTTTGGTATGTCGCGTTATGTTATCGATGTGAGCGGCGATAGCCCGAAGATCTGTGATAAATACGTGGTGTTAAAAAACGATTATATCCATCAGGTTATTGATATTTACCATATTTAA
- the benC gene encoding benzoate 1,2-dioxygenase electron transfer component BenC — protein sequence MSFRIALQFEDGVTRFIDCKDGELLSDAAYRQKINIPLDCRDGACGTCRGFCESGQYDMPPELYIEDALTPEEAEQGYILGCQMRPKSDCVVQVPASSLSCKTGIVEFPSKLTALSQPSESTICFTVSPEQPETLSFLPGQYVKVAVPGTADSRAYSFSSGPSQQNVSFIVRNVPGGLMSSFLTEQAAVGQSINFSGPYGSFYLRPVQRPVLMLAGGTGIAPFMSMLEALAQSGSNHPIHLVFGVTNDYDLVELDKLAAFQAEHSWFDYRTVVAAESSNHARKGYVTTHIEDEWLNNGDVDIYLCGPVAMVDAVRSWLNTAQITPVSFHFEKFSASVGA from the coding sequence ATGTCATTTCGAATTGCGTTACAGTTTGAAGACGGTGTTACCCGTTTTATAGACTGCAAAGATGGTGAGCTGCTTTCAGATGCGGCCTATCGTCAGAAAATTAATATACCACTGGATTGCCGCGATGGTGCTTGTGGTACCTGCCGTGGTTTTTGCGAGTCCGGCCAATATGATATGCCGCCTGAGCTTTATATTGAAGATGCATTAACGCCAGAAGAAGCCGAACAGGGCTATATTTTGGGGTGTCAGATGCGGCCGAAATCTGATTGCGTAGTGCAAGTTCCGGCTTCTTCGCTGTCTTGTAAAACCGGCATCGTCGAATTTCCGAGTAAGTTAACGGCGCTAAGCCAGCCCAGTGAATCGACCATTTGCTTTACTGTTAGCCCTGAACAGCCGGAAACATTGAGTTTTTTGCCGGGGCAATACGTCAAAGTTGCCGTACCTGGCACAGCGGATAGCCGCGCTTATTCTTTTAGCTCAGGGCCTAGTCAGCAAAACGTCAGTTTTATCGTGCGTAATGTGCCTGGTGGTTTAATGAGCAGTTTCTTAACTGAGCAAGCGGCGGTGGGTCAAAGCATCAATTTTAGCGGCCCTTATGGCAGCTTTTATTTGCGCCCAGTGCAACGTCCAGTATTAATGCTGGCAGGGGGAACCGGTATCGCGCCCTTTATGTCAATGTTAGAGGCATTAGCGCAAAGCGGCAGCAACCATCCGATCCATTTAGTCTTTGGTGTGACTAACGATTACGATCTAGTGGAATTAGACAAATTAGCTGCCTTCCAAGCTGAACATAGCTGGTTCGACTATCGTACTGTTGTCGCAGCAGAGAGCAGCAATCATGCTCGTAAAGGTTATGTTACCACCCATATCGAAGATGAATGGTTAAACAACGGTGACGTTGATATCTATTTATGTGGCCCTGTTGCGATGGTTGATGCGGTGCGAAGCTGGCTTAATACGGCACAAATTACGCCGGTGAGTTTCCACTTTGAGAAATTCTCAGCCAGTGTCGGAGCGTGA
- a CDS encoding 1,6-dihydroxycyclohexa-2,4-diene-1-carboxylate dehydrogenase, with protein MSARFDNKVIIVTGAAQGIGHGVALALAAEGAKLLLVDRADFLSDVVIETGLAESEIATVQADLETWAGAELMLQAAINKFGRVDGLINNVGGTIWAKPYQYYQPEEIEAEIRRSLMPTLWCCRAVLPGMVAQQSGVIVNVSSIATKGINRIPYSAAKGGVNALTASLALEHASDGIRVNAVATGGTEAPQRKVPRNPKPLSSDEQVWYQQIVDQTIDSSLMKRYGNIADQVNAILFLASEQAAYITGTVLPVGGGDQG; from the coding sequence ATGAGCGCACGTTTTGACAATAAAGTTATTATTGTAACCGGTGCAGCTCAGGGGATCGGTCATGGTGTGGCGTTAGCGTTAGCAGCAGAGGGCGCCAAGTTACTCTTGGTTGACCGTGCTGATTTTCTGTCTGACGTGGTGATTGAAACCGGCTTAGCCGAGAGCGAAATTGCGACAGTGCAAGCCGATCTTGAAACCTGGGCTGGTGCTGAGTTAATGCTGCAGGCGGCAATAAACAAGTTCGGTCGGGTAGATGGGCTGATTAATAACGTTGGCGGTACTATTTGGGCCAAGCCTTATCAATATTATCAACCCGAAGAAATTGAAGCCGAGATCCGACGCTCGTTAATGCCAACACTCTGGTGTTGCCGTGCAGTTCTGCCAGGCATGGTAGCGCAGCAAAGCGGTGTTATTGTTAATGTTTCGTCTATTGCCACAAAGGGGATTAACCGGATTCCGTATTCTGCTGCTAAGGGCGGGGTGAACGCGCTTACGGCAAGTTTGGCATTAGAGCATGCATCAGATGGCATTCGCGTCAATGCCGTAGCCACTGGCGGTACTGAAGCACCCCAGCGCAAGGTCCCGCGTAATCCAAAACCGCTGAGCAGCGATGAGCAAGTCTGGTATCAACAAATTGTTGATCAAACTATCGATTCTAGTTTAATGAAGCGTTACGGCAACATTGCTGATCAAGTCAATGCCATATTATTCCTAGCATCTGAGCAAGCCGCATACATCACGGGCACTGTGTTGCCCGTGGGTGGTGGTGATCAGGGCTAA
- a CDS encoding 3-oxoacid CoA-transferase subunit A, with product MIDKTVATTAEAVAQIYDGATVMIGGFGTAGQPAELIDALIAHGARDLTIVNNNAGNGDTGLAALIKARRVKKIICSFPRQADSYEFDALYRAGEIELELVPQGNLACRIQAAGSGLGAVFTPTGYGTLMAEGKETREINGKNYVLEYPIYADFALIKAFKGDRWGNLIYRKTARNFGPIMAAAAKVTIAQVAEIVPLGELDAEHVVTPGIFVQQLVAV from the coding sequence ATGATTGATAAAACTGTCGCGACTACCGCTGAAGCCGTAGCGCAAATTTATGATGGCGCCACGGTCATGATCGGGGGCTTTGGTACTGCAGGTCAACCCGCCGAATTAATTGATGCGTTAATTGCGCATGGCGCACGCGATCTGACCATCGTTAATAATAACGCCGGTAACGGTGATACTGGTTTGGCTGCACTGATCAAGGCGCGGCGAGTGAAGAAAATTATATGTTCTTTTCCTCGGCAGGCGGATTCTTATGAATTTGATGCCCTGTACCGTGCAGGCGAGATTGAGCTGGAATTGGTACCGCAAGGTAATTTAGCCTGCCGGATCCAGGCTGCCGGATCTGGTCTTGGTGCCGTGTTTACGCCCACCGGTTATGGCACTTTAATGGCCGAGGGCAAAGAAACTCGAGAAATTAATGGTAAAAACTATGTGTTGGAGTATCCGATCTACGCCGATTTTGCCTTAATCAAAGCTTTTAAAGGCGATCGTTGGGGCAACTTAATTTACCGCAAAACGGCCCGTAATTTTGGCCCCATTATGGCCGCAGCGGCCAAAGTGACTATTGCTCAGGTCGCTGAAATTGTGCCGCTTGGCGAACTTGATGCCGAGCATGTAGTTACTCCAGGCATCTTTGTCCAACAACTGGTTGCAGTATAA
- a CDS encoding 3-oxoacid CoA-transferase subunit B, with the protein MSYQSLSRNQLAARVAQDIPEGSYVNLGIGLPTRIANFLDPNKEIFLHSENGLLGMGPAPEQGAEDPELINAGKEFVTLLTGGCYFHHGDSFTMMRGGHIDICVLGAFQIAENGDLANWHTGAADAIPAVGGAMDLAVGARKVFVTTDHVTKKGEPKIVKNCSYPLTGVGCVDRIYTDLAVIDVTATGLVVIEMVPGLTREQLQALTAAPLQFSANCGLDKEQ; encoded by the coding sequence ATGAGTTATCAATCCCTAAGTCGCAATCAATTGGCCGCCAGAGTGGCACAGGATATTCCTGAGGGCAGTTATGTCAATCTGGGTATTGGTTTACCCACCCGTATCGCAAACTTTTTAGATCCAAATAAAGAGATTTTTCTGCACAGTGAAAATGGCTTACTGGGCATGGGACCGGCACCAGAGCAAGGTGCAGAAGATCCTGAATTAATTAACGCTGGCAAAGAGTTCGTTACTTTGCTGACCGGTGGTTGTTATTTTCACCATGGTGATTCGTTTACCATGATGCGTGGTGGTCATATCGATATTTGTGTGCTGGGTGCTTTTCAAATTGCTGAAAATGGTGATCTTGCAAACTGGCATACCGGCGCGGCCGATGCCATCCCCGCCGTCGGCGGTGCTATGGATCTAGCGGTAGGCGCACGTAAAGTATTTGTCACGACCGACCATGTGACGAAAAAGGGTGAGCCAAAAATTGTAAAAAATTGCAGTTACCCTCTAACGGGCGTGGGGTGTGTCGATCGTATTTATACTGATCTTGCTGTAATCGATGTGACGGCTACAGGTTTAGTGGTTATTGAAATGGTGCCGGGCTTAACGCGCGAGCAACTACAAGCGCTAACCGCTGCTCCGCTGCAATTTTCTGCTAACTGTGGTCTAGACAAGGAACAATAA
- the pcaF gene encoding 3-oxoadipyl-CoA thiolase: protein MNDVFICDAIRTPFTRFGGALAQVRTDDLAAEPIKALMLRQPQVNWQQLDDVIYGCANQAGEDNRNVARMAALLAGLPIEVPGTTVNRLCGSSLDAIAIGARAIKSGEQQLVLAGGVESMSRAPFVLGKADSGFSRNQKMEDTTIGWRFINPLMAELHGVDAMPVTAENVAEDFNISRDDQDAFALRSQQRAARAQQVGIFADEIAPVVIQQRKADSITVSDDEHLRPNTTLAALQKLKPVVKANGTVTAGNASGVNDGACAILLASPSAIVTHNLTPRARILGTAVAGVAPRIMGFGPAPAVKKVLALTGLNLSQMDVIELNEAFAAQALAVTRNLGLADDAAQVNPNGGAIALGHPLGASGARLVMTALHQLERTGGRYALCTMCIGVGQGIAMIIERVEADNVA, encoded by the coding sequence ATGAACGATGTATTTATTTGTGATGCTATTCGCACCCCTTTTACCCGTTTTGGTGGCGCTCTAGCCCAGGTTAGAACAGATGACTTAGCGGCAGAGCCAATTAAAGCCTTAATGTTACGCCAGCCCCAGGTTAATTGGCAGCAATTAGATGATGTGATATATGGTTGCGCCAATCAGGCGGGTGAAGATAACCGCAACGTCGCTCGGATGGCGGCGCTATTGGCTGGCTTACCAATAGAGGTACCAGGCACTACCGTAAACCGTTTATGTGGCTCGAGTCTTGATGCCATAGCGATTGGTGCGCGAGCGATTAAAAGTGGTGAGCAACAATTAGTGCTGGCGGGCGGGGTTGAAAGCATGTCTCGGGCACCTTTTGTGTTGGGCAAAGCCGATAGCGGTTTCTCTCGGAACCAGAAAATGGAAGATACCACTATTGGCTGGCGCTTTATTAATCCGCTGATGGCCGAGTTACATGGCGTCGATGCGATGCCTGTTACGGCAGAAAATGTGGCTGAAGATTTTAATATCAGCCGAGACGATCAGGATGCCTTTGCTTTACGAAGTCAGCAACGTGCTGCACGAGCGCAGCAAGTAGGTATTTTTGCCGACGAAATTGCCCCAGTCGTGATCCAGCAGCGTAAAGCTGATTCAATCACGGTCAGTGACGATGAACATTTACGACCAAACACAACGCTTGCAGCGCTACAAAAACTTAAGCCTGTAGTGAAAGCTAATGGCACGGTGACAGCGGGGAATGCGTCAGGGGTTAATGATGGTGCCTGTGCCATATTATTAGCATCACCAAGTGCCATCGTTACGCATAACTTAACACCACGAGCACGAATTTTAGGCACAGCCGTCGCCGGTGTAGCACCGCGGATCATGGGGTTTGGGCCGGCACCCGCGGTAAAAAAAGTGTTGGCACTCACCGGATTAAATTTGTCGCAGATGGATGTCATTGAACTTAACGAAGCTTTCGCGGCACAAGCGCTAGCGGTGACGCGAAATCTCGGACTAGCTGACGATGCGGCACAAGTTAATCCTAATGGCGGCGCTATTGCTTTAGGTCATCCGTTAGGTGCATCAGGTGCCAGATTAGTGATGACGGCTTTGCATCAGTTAGAGCGAACGGGTGGGCGTTATGCGCTATGCACCATGTGTATTGGCGTGGGACAGGGCATTGCGATGATTATTGAACGAGTGGAGGCAGATAATGTTGCTTAA
- the pcaD gene encoding 3-oxoadipate enol-lactonase produces the protein MLLKTDDKVQLFYQCSGDPANPALLFSNSLGTDWQMWQPQIEALSRHFYVISYDTRGHGASDKPVGPYTLTRLGQDALCVLGALNIKKAHFCGISMGGLTGLWLAIYAPERFSRIVVANTAAKVGQTEAWLNRAAMVRQQGMVDLAKSAPQRWFTERFINNNNTLVASLTATLAQQDAEGYAACCEALAEADLRTSLTKITIPLLVIAGNADPVTTVADAKDICQACPSARLLSLKASHISNLEQPSAFNQALKGFLR, from the coding sequence ATGTTGCTTAAAACTGACGATAAAGTGCAGTTGTTTTACCAATGTAGCGGAGATCCGGCCAATCCTGCATTGTTATTCTCAAACTCACTAGGCACCGATTGGCAGATGTGGCAACCGCAAATTGAGGCATTAAGCCGGCATTTTTATGTTATCAGTTATGATACGCGTGGCCATGGTGCATCAGATAAACCCGTTGGGCCTTATACATTGACTCGATTAGGCCAAGATGCTCTTTGTGTTTTAGGGGCGCTGAATATTAAAAAAGCCCATTTTTGTGGCATTTCAATGGGTGGCTTAACGGGTTTATGGTTGGCTATTTATGCCCCTGAGCGTTTTTCGCGTATCGTGGTGGCCAATACTGCGGCTAAAGTTGGCCAAACTGAAGCTTGGCTCAATCGAGCGGCGATGGTACGACAGCAAGGGATGGTTGATTTAGCCAAAAGTGCGCCACAACGTTGGTTTACCGAGCGCTTTATTAACAACAATAATACGCTGGTTGCAAGCTTGACCGCAACTTTAGCTCAGCAAGATGCTGAAGGATATGCAGCATGTTGTGAAGCACTGGCTGAAGCGGATTTGCGAACGAGTTTAACTAAAATTACTATACCGCTGCTGGTGATTGCTGGTAATGCCGATCCGGTAACTACTGTGGCGGATGCAAAGGATATTTGTCAGGCTTGCCCAAGTGCCCGTTTACTGAGCTTAAAAGCGTCACATATTTCCAATTTAGAGCAACCCTCAGCCTTTAATCAGGCCTTAAAAGGCTTTTTGCGCTAA